From a single Rutidosis leptorrhynchoides isolate AG116_Rl617_1_P2 chromosome 5, CSIRO_AGI_Rlap_v1, whole genome shotgun sequence genomic region:
- the LOC139849649 gene encoding uncharacterized protein, with protein sequence MAQNKAPSTSAVESKTRVFLNELQLGKQSQVQLMICRSWDTHTIYGRYLGTEFIASDEQVLFADCINPVICCHMYNGAQPNNPGDVIQLTAKSNVAHHFIPRLKDGFVYLLSNFDVISNRDDSRILKDNALMIELTGSTMLRKQPNVDTSAFTRHPFQCIQLEDLEPTLGKFVVGMISAVTQYVVGYAVNVTKPHPRESSKEIVEFDLVNERGKTIRSTLWGDLGTSFVKKQAAAPSHYYIILSSVAVKKGFNGVLSLSSTSSTLIIDNPEIPAIIDFKERMSGIQSPVVIEPAAAGWQLPPPQDGTLRQLLEMARKGKKTSCTVEIQNIRMKNYWYYNTCSICKARKGLDRRYGQHWCESCNDTVPEPITRYRVICDVKDDTATTVMVLFDETAESVTQTTAKTLLAEVDEETCNTVLPNALANLIGTTRMVLLKATSYYDQRTYESFNCIKVYAPDADVEAPTPASPSGHTVSATPSKSVSTIAASSSAPKGQKRNIEVPTPAKQLERSSRRKFIVTSDSEDDNIIAAENKDVNDSQLPSGSEDENTVGEDNNNVIVSMLPKN encoded by the exons ATGGCTCAGAACAAGGCACCCTCCACATCTGCTGTTGAGAGCAAAACACGTGTGTTTCTCAATGAGCTTCAATTAGGTAAGCAATCACAGGTCCAGTTAATGATCTGCAGAAGTTGGGATACACATACAATTTATGGCAGGTATTTGGGGACCGAATTCATAGCTTCAGATGAGCAG GTATTATTTGCCGATTGTATTAATCCTGTGATTTGTTGTCACATGTATAACGGTGCTCAACCAAATAATCCAGGGGATGTCATACAATTAACTGCTAAAAGTAATGTGGCGCACCACTTCATCCCCCGTCTTAAGGATGGCTTTGTTTACTTGCTAAGCAACTTTGATGTCATATCTAATAGAGATGACTCTCGGATCCTCAAGGACAACGCCCTAATGATTGAGCTCACTGGGTCCACAATGTTGAGAAAACAGCCAAATGTGGACACCAGCGCGTTCACCCGTCATCCCTTCCAATGTATTCAACTTGAGGACTTGGAACCAACTCTGGGAAAATTTGTTGTCGGTATGATTTCTGCTGTAACTCAat ATGTGGTCGGCTACGCTGTCAATGTCACTAAACCCCACCCACGAGAATCTTCCAAAGAGATTGTTGAGTTTGACCTGGTTAATGAGCG GGGTAAAACGATCCGTTCAACACTATGGGGCGACTTGGGTACCTCTTTTGTTAAAAAACAGGCTGCAGCTCCATCGCATTACTACATCATCTTAAGCTCTGTGGCAGTGAAAAAAGGCTTCAATG GTGTTCTTTCGCTGTCTAGCACATCGTCAACGCTTATTATTGACAACCCAGAAATCCCCGCCATCATCGACTTTAAGGAAAGGATGAG TGGCATTCAATCCCCCGTAGTTATCGAGCCAGCTGCAGCGGGGTGGCAGCTCCCGCCGCCTCAGGACGGCACCCTCCGTCAGCTCCTAGAAATGGCGCGGAAAGGGAAAAAAACATC GTGTACGGTCGAGATCCAAAACATCCGCATGAAGAACTATTGGTACTACAACACCTGTAGTATCTGTAAAGCAAGGAAGGGCCTTGATAGGAGGTATGGCCAGCATTGGTGCGAATCCTGTAATGACACCGTCCCCGAACCGATCACCAG GTACCGCGTTATATGTGACGTCAAGGATGACACCGCCACTACAGTTATGGTCCTCTTTGACGAGACTGCTGAGTCTGTAACCCAAACCACCGCCAAGACTTTGTTAGCTGAGGTTGATGAG GAAACCTGTAACACAGTTCTTCCAAATGCGCTGGCTAATTTAATAGGCACAACAAGAATGGTGCTTTTGAAAGCGACTTCATACTATGATCAACGCACATATGAGAGTTTCAATTGTATAAAAGTATATGCGCCTGACGCAGATGTAGAGGCCCCAACCCCGGCCAGTCCCTCCGGCCACACTGTTAGTGCTACGCCCTCTAAATCAGTTAGCACCATCGCTGCATCGTCGTCGGCCCCCAAAGGGCAGAAGCGGAACATTGAGGTCCCAACACCCGCTAAGCAGTTGGAACGTAGTAGCCGGCGCAA GTTTATTGTGACAAGCGACTCCGAGGATGACAACATCATTGCAGCTGAAAACAAGGATGTCAATGACAGTCAGTTGCCGAGCGGGTCAGAGGATGAAAATACTGTTGGAGAAGACAACAATAATGTCATCGTGAGCATGTTGCCCAAAAACTAG
- the LOC139849650 gene encoding uncharacterized protein, protein MWYEERNNKPKTTSSPVFSMCCQNGKVLLPKLMDPPPLLQRLLDYNDPATAKFREQIRIYNSMFSFTSFGAKIDHSVNRGRGPYTFRISGQTYHKIGSLLPESGSQPRYAQLYFYDTRNEAKNRMAAFLGTNSRESIDETLTNDLISMLDESSAVAQAFRMARDWAADNTESECCIRLLAKVTSSRQYNSPNVAEVAALITSDFGHCNSTRDIIVQKKNCAPQRISELHQLYMALQYPLLFPYGETGYHEEIPYHNNTRRRQTNRGHVTMREFYCYRIQHRESEATTILRGGRLFQQYLVDAYTAVEEQRLKWLRQHKNELRVDLYNNVCDTVTRGDTSATSIGKQIILPSSHTGSPRYMIQNYQDAMALCREYDNPDLFITFTSNPRWPEIETMLCYIDGQRSADRPDIVARLFKQKLDAMMTDIMKNHIFGTCHAGIYIIEFQKRGLPHVHMLIWLIAAHKCRTPADIDDIISAEIPSQINDPEGFKAVTEYMLHGPCGGANMDAPCIIEKQCSKHFPKPYNVETTIDEEGYANYRRRNNGVKFKKNNTPLDNSFVVPYNRYFLLKYNAHINVEWCNRSHAIKYLFKYLNKGPDRATIVIQENLLHSSDSRSENIIDVDEITNYLDCLYLSPCEVVWRLFSYDIHYSKPSVIKLSFHLPNQQSITLRDSQQLHALLKSESVRETMFTQWFELNKHDELARTLTYAKIPKHYVWNKDAKTWTPRKLRTSIGRIVYSNPSSSERYYLCMLLNIVKGPRSFDEIHTVDGILHSTFKDACFAYGLVNDDKEWTQAITEATLWETGAQLRELFVTILLYLKNYCLVEIQALLNKNGKSLSDYPDLPQPDPSLLTQLDNRLIREELNYNIKEMHTLHESLFNSLNPEQLAVYHQVLAAVTHNKGGLFFYMVLEALEKRSYTLLSLQNYGISSLLLPGRRKAHSRFVIPLELMENSTCGIKQNTHLAALIQEVSLIIWDEAPMTQRFAFEALDKTLRDILGAKDDANRLKLFGGMPILLGGDFQQILPVIPKGKRQEVIHACINRSNLWHHCQLHTLSRIMRVNEYSADGSHDARKHAFNKWVLDVGEGKVPARCKDGEDEPTWIKIPDEFIVKTDKPPIEAIVDTIFQNFTVK, encoded by the exons ATGTGGTATGAAGAGCGAAACAACAAGCCCAAAACCACCTCCAGCCCTGTCTTCTCAATGTGCTGCCAGAATGGTAAAGTACTCCTTCCAAAATTAATGGATCCTCCTCCACTTTTGCAAAGACTTCTCGACTACAATGACCCGGCAACTGCAAAATTCAGAGAGCAGATACGGATTTATAACAGTATGTTTTCGTTTACATCTTTCGGGGCGAAAATAGATCATTCCGTCAACCGGGGGCGAGGCCCATATACGTTTAGAATTAGCGGACAGACATACCATAAAATTGGTTCTCTTCTACCGGAGTCAGGGAGTCAACCGAGATACGCACAATTGTATTTTTATGACACCCGCAACGAAGCCAAAAACCGTATGGCTGCTTTCCTGGGAACTAACTCAAGGGAGTCAATCGATGAAACGTTAACGAACGATCTTATTAGCATGCTTGACGAATCAAGCGCTGTGGCGCAGGCTTTTCGTATGGCCCGTGATTGGGCAGCTGACAATACAGAGTCTGAGTGCTGTATCCGTTTACTTGCTAAAGTAACAAGCTCCCGTCAATACAACTCACCAAACGTTGCTGAAGTCGCTGCGCTCATCACCAGTGACTTCGGTCACTGCAACTCTACGCGAGATATTATTGTCCAGAAAAAAAACTGTGCACCACAGAGAATCTCGGAACTACACCAGTTATACATGGCATTGCAATACCCGTTACTCTTTCCCTACGGGGAAACCGGCTACCATGAAGAAATACCATATCACAATAATACTAGAAGGCGCCAAACAAACCGCGGTCACGTGACTATGAGAGAGTTCTATTGTTACAGAATCCAACATCGTGAAAGTGAGGCGACCACTATCCTCAGAGGTGGGCGCCTATTCCAACAGTACTTGGTGGACGCGTATACAGCTGTGGAAGAACAACGGTTGAAATGGCTACGCCAGCACAAAAATGAACTCCGCGTTGACCTATACAACAATGTTTGTGACACTGTCACAAGGGGCGACACATCGGCAACTTCTATCGGAAAGCAAATAATTTTACCCTCCTCCCACACAGGTAGTCCACGATATATGATCCAAAACTACCAAGACGCGATGGCGTTATGTCGGGAATATGACAATCCAGATTTATTCATCACCTTCACCTCTAACCCTAGGTGGCCTGAAATTGAGACTATGCTCTGCTATATTGATGGTCAGAGATCAGCCGACCGGCCGGATATTGTCGCTCGATTATTTAAACAGAAGCTAGACGCAATGATGACTGATATAATGAAAAACCATATATTTGGAACATGCCACGCAG GTATCTATATCATCGAATTTCAGAAGCGCGGGTTACCTCACGTACATATGTTAATATGGTTAATAGCTGCTCACAAATGTAGGACACCAGCTGATATTGACGACATTATTTCAGCGGAGATCCCGTCCCAAATAAACGATCCAGAGGGGTTCAAGGCCGTAACCGAGTACATGTTGCATGGTCCTTGCGGTGGAGCCAACATGGATGCTCCGTGCATTATTGAGAAACAGTGTTCTAAACATTTCCCCAAACCATATAATGTGGAAACAACAATTGACGAAGAAGGATACGCTAACTACAGGCGTCGAAACAACGGGGTAAAATTCAAAAAAAACAACACCCCACTAGACAACAGCTTTGTGGTCCCGTACAACAGATATTTTCTCCTAAAATATAATGCTCATATAAATGTGGAGTGGTGTAATAGATCTCACGCAATCAAATACTTATTCAAATACTTGAACAAAGGGCCGGACCGCGCGACAATAGTGATACAAGAAAATTTGCTTCACAGCAGCGATTCCCGTTCAGAAAACATAATTGATGTTGACGAGATAACAAATTATTTGGATTGCCTTTATTTATCGCCATGCGAAGTTGTCTGGAGACTGTTTTCGTATGACATCCATtattcaaaaccatcagtcataaAATTGTCATTTCACCTGCCAAATCAACAATCGATAACACTTCGTGATTCACAACAACTACATGCGTTATTAAAAAGTGAGAGTGTTAGAGAAACAATGTTCACCCAATGGTTTGAACTTAACAAACATGATGAACTTGCACGGACGCTTACATATGCAAAGATCCCTAAACATTATGTTTGGAATAAGGATGCAAAAACGTGGACACCGAGAAAACTCCGGACCAGTATTGGCCGTATAGTATACTCAAATCCTTCCTCAAGCGAACGTTATTATCTATGTATGTTGCTTAATATAGTAAAAGGGCCACGTTCTTTTGATGAAATTCATACAGTAGATGGTATATTACATTCAACATTTAAGGACGCTTGCTTTGCGTATGGTTTGGTCAATGACGACAAAGAATGGACGCAGGCTATCACAGAGGCGACATTATGGGAAACGGGTGCGCAGCTACGTGAATTATTTGTCACCATCCTACTCTAC CTTAAGAATTATTGCTTGGTCGAAATTCAGGCCCTATTGAATAAAAATGGGAAGTCATTAAGTGATTACCCCGACCTCCCACAACCCGACCCATCTTTGCTAACCCAACTGGACAACCGGCTCATTCGTGAAGAGttaaattataatataaaagaGATGCACACTCTACATGAAAGCCTTTTCAACTCCCTAAACCCTGAACAATTGGCTGTTTATcaccag GTGTTAGCAGCTGTTACCCACAATAAAGGAGGACTTTTTTTTTATATGGTCCTGGAGGCACTGGAAAAACGTTCCTATACACTGCTGTCCTTGCAAAATTACG GTATTTCTTCACTCCTTCTACCCGGCAGAAGAAAAGCTCACAGTCGATTCGTGATCCCCCTGGAATTAATGGAAAACAGTACATGTGGTATAAAACAAAACACCCACTTGGCCGCCCTTATTCAGGAAGTCAGTTTAATAATTTGGGACGAGGCTCCGATGACTCAGAGATTTGCATTCGAAGCATTAGACAAAACATTACGAGACATTTTGGGCGCAAAGGATGACGCAAATAGATTGAAACTTTTTGGCGGTATGCCTATCTTATTGGGCGGCGACTTCCAACAAATACTACCCGTAATACCAAAAGGCAAGAGACAAGAAGTCATTCATGCATGCATCAACAGATCCAACCTTTGGCACCACTGTCAACTACATACGCTTTCCCGTATAATGAGAGTTAATGAATATAGTGCTGACGGTTCACACGATGCCCGAAAACACGCATTCAATAAATGGGTCCTTGATGTTGGTGAAGGTAAAGTACCAGCACGATGTAAAGATGGAGAAGACGAGCCAACGTGGATAAAGATTCCTGATGAATTCATTGTAAAAACTGACAAACCTCCCATTGAAGCAATCGTTGACACCATATTTCAAAACTTCACAGTAAAATAA